Proteins from a genomic interval of Chroococcidiopsis thermalis PCC 7203:
- a CDS encoding protein-tyrosine phosphatase family protein, whose translation MYKFAPASKQETIVFGSARPGYSEAQVRGWLEYMQGQDVKRVCCLLPQKQLAPYSDLLGTYAQEFGTQQVCWTPIEDFTLAEPETLTGKILPFLLEADRQGEKVVVHCSGGIGRTGHVLAAWLVGGRGFSNREAIKAVRQMGRNPYEVAIASVFQAKNPFRMVAELESLLDCCRT comes from the coding sequence ATGTACAAATTTGCCCCAGCTTCCAAGCAAGAAACAATTGTATTCGGCTCGGCTCGACCTGGCTATTCAGAAGCACAAGTACGAGGTTGGCTGGAATATATGCAAGGGCAAGATGTCAAACGAGTTTGCTGTCTGCTTCCCCAAAAGCAACTCGCTCCCTACTCAGATTTACTTGGCACTTATGCGCAAGAGTTTGGCACTCAACAAGTCTGTTGGACACCAATTGAAGATTTTACCCTGGCTGAGCCTGAAACACTGACAGGGAAGATTTTACCATTTTTGCTGGAAGCCGACCGACAGGGCGAGAAAGTCGTCGTGCATTGCAGTGGGGGTATTGGGCGCACGGGTCATGTTTTAGCGGCTTGGTTGGTAGGTGGTCGCGGTTTTTCTAACCGAGAAGCAATTAAAGCAGTGAGGCAGATGGGTAGAAATCCATACGAAGTTGCGATCGCATCTGTTTTTCAAGCTAAGAATCCGTTTAGAATGGTTGCAGAGTTAGAATCACTTTTAGATTGTTGTCGTACTTAG
- a CDS encoding FeoA family protein: MDGEDDRINPRHRNWQRPNWKKFIFFCKSSDRGKADEVDSMPDRLTLSLAMTNIGDRVSIVGLNCGEANSHLIGMGLMPGTQLEVISRTGSGSAIVALQEQRIGVNAEMARHIQVAIAPIRDGDFQMSQSSTSSLKLRDAIVGSTLQVVGYEPAARAYKRKLLAMGLTPGTEFVVTRHAPLGDPTEIEVRGFHLSLRKDEADALRVEIAGSI; the protein is encoded by the coding sequence ATGGATGGCGAAGACGATCGGATTAATCCTCGGCATCGAAATTGGCAGCGACCGAACTGGAAGAAGTTTATCTTCTTTTGCAAGTCTAGCGATCGCGGAAAAGCTGATGAGGTCGATTCCATGCCAGATCGGTTAACTCTTTCTCTGGCAATGACAAATATTGGCGATCGCGTCAGCATTGTTGGTTTGAATTGCGGTGAAGCAAACAGCCACCTGATCGGAATGGGATTGATGCCTGGTACTCAGTTAGAAGTTATCAGCCGCACTGGTAGCGGCTCGGCGATTGTGGCACTTCAAGAACAGCGGATCGGAGTGAATGCAGAGATGGCACGTCACATTCAGGTCGCGATCGCCCCTATAAGAGATGGAGATTTCCAGATGAGCCAATCTAGTACATCCTCGCTCAAGCTTCGAGATGCGATCGTTGGCTCGACGCTGCAAGTCGTTGGCTACGAACCCGCAGCCCGCGCTTACAAACGAAAATTATTAGCAATGGGACTCACTCCAGGAACTGAATTCGTCGTCACGCGCCACGCACCGTTGGGTGACCCGACTGAAATTGAAGTGCGAGGCTTTCACCTGAGTCTGCGCAAAGATGAAGCTGATGCCTTGCGAGTTGAGATTGCCGGGAGCATCTGA
- a CDS encoding FeoC-like transcriptional regulator: protein MVLQELQSYLRQHHHASLSQLEQDLHIDVDVLRGMLDRLVRKERIRKTVGKKCGSCHSCAPETIEFYEWTGSKEN from the coding sequence ATGGTCTTACAAGAATTACAGAGCTATTTGCGCCAGCATCATCATGCATCTTTGTCTCAACTAGAACAAGATCTCCACATTGATGTCGATGTATTGCGGGGGATGCTCGATCGCCTCGTTCGCAAGGAAAGGATACGCAAAACGGTAGGCAAAAAATGCGGTAGTTGCCACAGTTGCGCTCCAGAAACAATTGAGTTTTACGAGTGGACTGGCTCCAAGGAGAATTGA
- a CDS encoding Uma2 family endonuclease, with protein MFQTQQLQDNCVTLYDISWEKFEAIAALLEETKVRLTYLDGTVEIMTPSPEHEEYKSTVGLLLEAYLRYIGIRFYRCGSYTLGSRELGVRGEPDESYNLVTKKEIPDIAIEVVITSGGIDKLEKYRRWGVPEVWFYRSRQLFIYRLRSDGYEQIFSSEFLPDLNLDLLVRCLNIPDQYDATVVFTQALQQQN; from the coding sequence ATGTTTCAAACTCAACAGCTTCAAGACAATTGCGTGACGCTGTACGATATTTCCTGGGAGAAATTTGAGGCGATCGCAGCATTATTAGAAGAGACAAAAGTACGCTTGACTTACCTGGATGGAACTGTAGAAATAATGACACCTTCGCCGGAGCATGAAGAGTATAAATCAACAGTTGGACTTTTGCTGGAAGCTTACCTGAGATATATTGGCATTCGCTTTTACCGTTGCGGCAGCTATACTCTGGGAAGCCGCGAATTAGGTGTGAGGGGAGAACCTGATGAGTCGTATAATCTAGTTACTAAAAAAGAAATTCCAGATATTGCCATTGAGGTAGTTATTACTAGTGGTGGGATAGACAAATTAGAAAAATATCGTCGCTGGGGAGTGCCGGAAGTCTGGTTTTATCGCAGTAGACAATTATTTATTTACCGTCTACGCTCTGATGGATACGAGCAAATATTTAGCAGCGAGTTTTTACCTGACTTAAATTTAGATCTATTGGTGCGCTGTTTGAATATACCAGACCAGTACGATGCAACAGTAGTATTCACTCAAGCTTTGCAACAGCAAAATTAA
- the feoB gene encoding Fe(2+) transporter permease subunit FeoB, which yields MSKPTIGIVGNPNCGKTTLFNALTGANQRVGNWAGVTVERKEGSYRYQQLEVTVVDLPGVYSLDAEDAATGLDELVARDYLLCNEADLFINIVDAANLERNLYLTTQVLEMGVPLVVALNMMDLAEKREIRINPSLLSERLGCPVIPICANTGRGVPQLRDSINNALVQRSLPKTYVAYPAVIEAALTELIPLIEDNIRDRQVKPRWVALNLLQYEDRVAPEVSSEALLQAIVEHRRRIHQTLGDDIDLLIADSRYNWIHQLIGGVTQRTRQVQQTQSDKIDRVVLNRWLGIPIFLVVMYAMFLISINVGGAFVDFFDLAFGTVFVDGVAHFLEQIHAPGWSIGLLADGVGGGIQTTATFIPQIGLLFICLSLLEDSGYMARAAFVMDRLMRFVGLPGKSFVPMMVGFGCNIPGIMATRTLEKRRDRLMTVMMNPFMSCGARLPVYALFTAAFFPTNGQNIVFLLYILGILAAVFTGIVLKNTILKGQAAPFVMELPPYHVPTLRGVLLRAWDRLKAFIKRAGKAIVAMVVILGLLNSVGVDGSFGKQDSQDSILSAFSRTVTPVFTPMGLQQENWVATVGIFTGVFAKEVMVGTLDALYTDLAQQETGQEEPEAEYSFWGGIGEAFASIPKNLADLSNQLLDPVGISVIDTSGDRKAAAAAQEVHYSTYGQMAQRFGSTTAAIAFLLFVLLYFPCVSATAAVYRETNLGWTIFSSCWTTGIAYWVAVFYYQLMTLQQHPMTAIAWLIGLLVFMVATVVVLKRFSSRRQQLRTVTVAQRAAEPAMRR from the coding sequence ATGAGCAAACCAACAATCGGCATAGTCGGCAACCCTAACTGCGGTAAGACAACTTTGTTCAATGCCTTGACTGGAGCCAATCAACGAGTGGGAAATTGGGCTGGGGTCACGGTGGAGCGCAAAGAAGGTAGTTATCGATATCAGCAATTAGAAGTTACTGTCGTAGACTTACCAGGAGTCTACTCGCTGGATGCAGAAGATGCAGCAACGGGACTCGACGAACTTGTAGCGCGAGACTATCTCCTCTGTAACGAGGCAGATTTATTCATAAACATTGTCGATGCCGCTAATTTAGAGCGCAACCTTTACCTGACAACACAAGTGCTTGAGATGGGAGTGCCGCTCGTCGTGGCGCTGAACATGATGGATTTAGCAGAGAAACGAGAAATTCGCATCAATCCTTCGCTGCTATCGGAACGCTTGGGTTGTCCAGTTATTCCTATCTGTGCCAATACTGGTAGGGGAGTGCCACAACTGCGTGACAGTATCAATAATGCCTTGGTGCAGCGATCGCTTCCCAAAACTTATGTCGCTTATCCGGCAGTCATTGAAGCGGCGTTAACTGAATTGATTCCACTGATAGAAGATAATATTCGCGATCGCCAGGTGAAACCGCGTTGGGTAGCTTTAAATTTACTGCAATATGAAGACCGAGTAGCACCAGAGGTCAGCAGTGAAGCATTGCTGCAAGCGATCGTCGAACATCGTCGGCGGATTCACCAAACGCTGGGCGATGACATCGATTTATTAATTGCTGACAGTCGCTATAACTGGATTCATCAACTGATCGGAGGAGTGACACAGCGCACGCGCCAGGTACAGCAAACGCAGTCTGACAAGATCGATCGCGTAGTGCTGAATCGCTGGTTGGGTATCCCGATTTTTCTGGTGGTAATGTACGCGATGTTCCTAATATCCATCAACGTCGGCGGTGCGTTCGTTGACTTTTTCGATCTGGCATTTGGTACTGTATTTGTCGATGGAGTCGCCCATTTCCTAGAGCAAATTCACGCACCTGGCTGGTCGATTGGGCTGCTAGCAGATGGGGTGGGTGGTGGCATCCAAACCACGGCAACGTTCATTCCGCAAATTGGATTATTGTTTATTTGCCTGTCCCTGTTGGAAGACTCTGGCTATATGGCACGGGCAGCTTTTGTCATGGATCGGCTGATGCGATTTGTAGGACTGCCTGGTAAATCGTTTGTGCCGATGATGGTGGGGTTTGGCTGCAATATTCCAGGGATTATGGCAACTCGGACGTTAGAGAAGCGACGCGATCGCCTGATGACGGTTATGATGAACCCCTTTATGTCCTGCGGGGCTAGGCTACCTGTATATGCGCTGTTTACCGCTGCCTTTTTCCCTACCAACGGGCAAAACATCGTGTTTTTACTCTACATTCTGGGAATTTTGGCAGCTGTATTTACCGGAATAGTTTTGAAAAATACGATACTCAAGGGGCAAGCGGCTCCCTTTGTGATGGAACTGCCACCATATCACGTCCCAACTCTACGCGGAGTACTGTTACGGGCATGGGATCGGCTCAAGGCTTTTATTAAACGTGCAGGGAAAGCGATCGTGGCGATGGTGGTGATTCTGGGTTTGCTCAATTCGGTTGGCGTAGACGGTTCTTTCGGCAAGCAAGATAGCCAGGACTCGATTCTCAGTGCCTTCAGCCGCACGGTTACGCCTGTATTTACCCCAATGGGGTTGCAACAAGAAAACTGGGTTGCTACAGTGGGTATTTTTACAGGTGTATTTGCTAAAGAGGTAATGGTGGGGACGCTGGACGCTCTTTATACTGACTTAGCACAGCAAGAAACAGGTCAGGAGGAGCCAGAGGCAGAATATAGTTTTTGGGGTGGGATTGGTGAAGCGTTTGCCAGCATTCCCAAAAACCTAGCAGACCTCTCGAATCAATTACTCGATCCCGTGGGTATAAGCGTTATCGATACCAGTGGCGATCGCAAAGCAGCAGCAGCAGCGCAAGAAGTACACTACAGCACTTACGGACAAATGGCACAGCGATTCGGTAGCACCACAGCGGCGATCGCCTTTCTCCTGTTCGTTCTACTTTACTTCCCTTGTGTGTCTGCTACAGCTGCGGTATATCGAGAAACTAACTTAGGATGGACGATTTTCTCTAGCTGTTGGACGACAGGAATAGCGTATTGGGTTGCCGTGTTCTACTACCAGTTGATGACTCTGCAACAACATCCGATGACAGCGATCGCTTGGCTAATCGGACTACTAGTGTTTATGGTTGCTACGGTAGTCGTGCTGAAACGCTTTAGTTCTCGTCGCCAGCAACTACGAACCGTCACTGTCGCCCAACGCGCAGCGGAACCAGCCATGAGGAGATAA
- a CDS encoding heavy-metal-associated domain-containing protein, with protein MALKLKVPDIKCDDCAQTITETIHTMEPDAKVDVDVDAKTVTVESAASEETIKQSIVAAGFTVEGYQAG; from the coding sequence ATGGCACTCAAACTAAAAGTACCCGATATTAAGTGTGATGATTGTGCACAAACAATTACCGAAACTATCCATACGATGGAACCCGATGCTAAAGTCGATGTTGATGTCGATGCTAAGACGGTAACGGTAGAATCTGCGGCATCAGAAGAGACAATTAAGCAGTCAATCGTAGCTGCGGGTTTTACAGTTGAAGGATATCAAGCTGGGTAA
- the alaS gene encoding alanine--tRNA ligase: MQYLSGNEIRQKFLEFYSQRGHQILASASLVPEDPTVLLTIAGMLPFKPIFLGQRSPEFKRATSSQKCIRTNDIENVGRTARHHTFFEMLGNFSFGDYFKEQAIAWGWEISTTVFGLPPERLVASVFESDDEAYAIWRDKIGVPEARIKRMGEDDNFWYSGPTGPCGPCSEIYYDFHPERGDANIDLEDDTRFIEFYNLVFMQYNRDAEGNLTPLAKKNIDTGMGLERMAQILQKVPNNYETDLIFPIIKTAAEIAGIDYNNCDEKTKVSLKVIGDHIRAVMHMIADEIRASNTGRGYVLRRLIRRVVRHGRLIGVYRRDVTCNVFTPEVVETAIALSESAYPNVRVREAQIKAELQREESQFLKTLERGEKLLDEIIEIAKQQKQTQISGESAFTLYDTYGFPLELTQEVAEEYNLTVDVDSFEVEMEKQRERAKEAHETIDLTVQGSLDKLAEHIHATEFVGYTQPVATAEIKVLLMAGQCVEEAEAGQDVQIVLDKTPFYAESGGQIGDRGYLSGDAILVRIEDVKKESDFFVHFGRIERGTLRVGDKVTAQIDRACRRRAQANHSATHLLQAALKKIVDDSISQAGSLVDFTKLRFDFNCPRPVTPDELQQIEETINTWIAEAHTAEISILPLAEAKARGAVAMFGEKYGEEVRVLDFPGVSMELCGGTHVSNTAEIGVFKIISEAGVASGVRRIEAVAGSAVLDYLNVRDKVVKDLSDRFKVKPEELPDRITTLQTELKNTQKQLDTLKAQLALAKSESLLAQAESVGEFKYVVAQMEAVDPESLKTAAERLLQKLGNGAVVLGSVPEEGKVSLVAAFSPEVNKKGLQAGKFIGAIAKICGGGGGGRPNLAQAGGRDASKLPEALETALSELRSALS; encoded by the coding sequence ATGCAGTATCTTAGTGGTAACGAAATTCGGCAAAAGTTTTTAGAATTCTATTCCCAGCGAGGACATCAGATCCTCGCTAGTGCATCCCTCGTGCCAGAAGATCCTACCGTGTTACTGACGATCGCGGGGATGTTACCATTTAAACCAATTTTTCTGGGACAGCGATCGCCTGAGTTTAAACGCGCTACGTCATCTCAAAAGTGTATCCGCACCAATGATATTGAAAATGTCGGACGCACGGCAAGGCATCACACTTTTTTTGAGATGCTAGGAAATTTCAGCTTTGGTGACTATTTTAAAGAACAAGCGATCGCTTGGGGATGGGAAATATCGACAACAGTTTTTGGCTTACCTCCAGAACGCTTAGTTGCTAGCGTCTTTGAGTCAGATGACGAAGCTTATGCTATCTGGCGAGATAAAATTGGCGTTCCTGAAGCTCGAATCAAGCGCATGGGGGAAGATGATAACTTCTGGTATTCTGGTCCTACAGGTCCATGCGGTCCTTGCTCGGAAATATACTACGATTTTCACCCAGAACGCGGTGACGCAAATATCGATTTAGAGGATGACACGCGGTTTATCGAGTTTTACAACTTGGTATTCATGCAATACAACCGCGATGCAGAAGGTAATCTCACACCCCTGGCTAAGAAAAATATCGATACGGGAATGGGACTGGAACGGATGGCGCAGATCCTCCAGAAAGTTCCGAATAACTATGAAACCGATCTCATCTTCCCAATTATCAAAACAGCAGCAGAAATTGCAGGAATTGATTACAACAACTGTGATGAGAAAACCAAAGTCTCTTTAAAAGTGATTGGCGATCATATCCGTGCTGTGATGCACATGATTGCGGATGAAATTCGCGCTTCAAATACAGGACGGGGTTACGTTTTACGGCGGTTAATTCGGCGTGTCGTCCGACATGGAAGATTAATCGGGGTTTATCGTAGAGACGTTACATGTAACGTCTTTACACCTGAAGTAGTAGAAACCGCGATCGCCTTGTCTGAATCTGCTTATCCTAACGTGCGCGTGCGAGAAGCACAAATCAAAGCTGAGTTGCAACGAGAAGAATCTCAGTTCCTCAAAACTTTGGAACGCGGTGAGAAACTGCTGGATGAAATTATCGAAATAGCTAAACAGCAGAAGCAAACTCAAATTAGTGGCGAGAGTGCTTTTACTCTCTACGATACCTACGGTTTTCCTTTGGAATTAACCCAAGAAGTTGCTGAAGAATATAACCTCACTGTTGATGTAGATAGCTTTGAGGTGGAAATGGAAAAACAGCGCGAACGGGCAAAAGAAGCACACGAAACCATCGATCTCACCGTACAAGGTTCGTTAGATAAACTTGCCGAGCATATCCACGCTACAGAATTTGTGGGATACACTCAACCAGTGGCTACGGCTGAAATTAAAGTGCTGCTGATGGCTGGACAATGCGTTGAGGAAGCAGAAGCAGGACAAGACGTACAAATTGTCCTTGACAAAACGCCATTTTATGCTGAATCGGGCGGGCAAATAGGCGATCGCGGTTATCTTTCTGGCGATGCAATTTTGGTACGCATTGAAGACGTGAAGAAAGAATCCGATTTCTTCGTCCATTTCGGCAGAATCGAACGCGGGACTTTACGTGTAGGAGATAAGGTAACAGCCCAAATCGATCGTGCTTGTCGTCGTCGCGCCCAAGCTAATCATAGCGCCACGCATTTACTACAAGCTGCTTTGAAAAAGATTGTTGATGATTCAATTTCGCAAGCAGGTTCTTTGGTAGATTTTACAAAATTGCGATTTGATTTCAATTGTCCGCGTCCAGTGACACCAGACGAGTTACAACAAATTGAGGAGACAATTAATACTTGGATTGCGGAAGCACATACAGCCGAAATTTCCATTTTGCCACTAGCAGAAGCTAAAGCTAGAGGCGCAGTTGCGATGTTTGGCGAAAAATACGGCGAGGAAGTGCGCGTATTAGATTTCCCTGGCGTATCGATGGAATTATGTGGTGGAACTCACGTCAGCAATACAGCCGAGATTGGCGTATTTAAGATTATTTCTGAAGCTGGTGTCGCTTCAGGAGTAAGAAGAATTGAAGCGGTGGCTGGTTCCGCCGTGTTAGATTATCTGAATGTAAGGGATAAAGTTGTTAAAGATTTAAGCGATCGCTTTAAGGTCAAACCGGAAGAATTACCGGATCGAATTACAACTTTGCAAACCGAACTTAAAAACACTCAAAAGCAACTCGATACCCTCAAAGCACAACTTGCTTTAGCAAAATCTGAATCGCTATTAGCTCAAGCTGAATCGGTGGGAGAATTCAAATATGTCGTTGCCCAAATGGAAGCTGTCGATCCTGAATCTTTAAAAACAGCTGCTGAAAGATTGTTGCAAAAATTAGGCAATGGTGCTGTTGTTTTAGGTTCCGTTCCAGAGGAAGGAAAGGTAAGTTTAGTTGCGGCTTTCAGTCCAGAAGTGAATAAAAAAGGCTTGCAAGCTGGCAAATTTATCGGCGCGATCGCTAAAATTTGTGGCGGTGGCGGCGGTGGTAGACCGAATTTAGCCCAAGCTGGCGGACGAGATGCTAGTAAGCTTCCAGAAGCCTTAGAAACTGCTCTCTCTGAGCTGCGATCGGCTTTAAGCTAG
- the cphA gene encoding cyanophycin synthetase, with protein MKILKIQTLQGPNYWSIQDHKLIVVRLDLQDLSDRKPNRISGFVKGLTEALPSLGDRECDLGEKFLDRLQDGCLWMEEVVEHVALELQTLAGMPVSFSRTRKTATRGVYYVIFEYQAPEAGRYAARAAVRLCESIADKGRYHPDDLRQDLQDLQRLGAEAALGPSTEAIVKAAEARGIPWLRLGARFLIQLGYGAYQHRIQATQSDRTSILGIELAGDKEGTKRILQDAGVPVPRGMTISYFDELENAIDAVGGFPVAIKPLDGNHGRGVALDINTWRDAEAAYDAASVVSKSRAVIVERYYTGRDHRVLVIDGKVAAVAERVPAHVLGDGRSTINELIEMVNRNPRRGQGHDNVMTRIELDRSSFELLRQQRYSLDTVLREGEICYLRATANLSTGGMAIDRTDEIHSDNIYLAVRVAKIIGLDIAGIDIVTPDISRPLAEVGGVVVEVNAAPGFRMHTHPSQGLSRPVGEAVLNMLFPPGTPSRIPIVAITGTNGKTTTTRLTAQMFRQTKRIVGYTTTDGTYIDDRLVEAGDNTGPHSARLILQDPMTEVAILEAARGGILRSGLGFPTCDVGVVLNVAADHLGIDGIDTVEDLAYVKSVVAETVMPEGYAVLNADDPLVAAMAKRVKAQIAYFSMQPDREIVQSHVQQGGLAAVYENGYLTFRKQDWSEQIEQAVNVPLTLGGKANFAIANALAASLAAFVQGVKIEDIRAALIAFKPSTSQTPGRMNLFDLGKYQALIDYAHNGASYQAMGDFVRHHTGERIGVVGGPGDRRDEDLLNLGRLAAGIFDRIIVKEDDDTRDRPRGEAAELIRQGIEEEKPDFHYETILDETTAINTALDTATDGSLVVILPESVSRAIKLVETRDRRTVVNEGW; from the coding sequence ATGAAAATACTCAAGATTCAGACGTTACAAGGTCCCAATTATTGGAGTATCCAAGACCACAAGCTGATCGTCGTGCGTCTCGATTTGCAAGATTTGAGCGATCGCAAACCGAATAGAATTTCTGGCTTTGTAAAGGGGCTGACTGAGGCGTTACCGAGTTTGGGCGATCGCGAGTGCGATTTGGGAGAAAAGTTTTTAGATCGGTTGCAGGACGGCTGTTTGTGGATGGAGGAAGTCGTCGAACATGTGGCGTTAGAATTGCAAACTTTAGCTGGGATGCCCGTGAGTTTCAGCCGTACTAGAAAGACTGCAACTCGTGGAGTTTATTACGTCATCTTTGAATATCAAGCTCCAGAAGCGGGGCGCTATGCGGCGAGGGCTGCCGTGCGATTGTGCGAAAGTATCGCAGATAAAGGACGCTATCATCCCGACGATTTACGGCAAGATTTGCAAGATTTGCAGAGACTTGGGGCAGAGGCGGCGCTGGGTCCAAGCACGGAAGCAATTGTCAAAGCTGCGGAGGCAAGAGGTATTCCTTGGCTGCGATTGGGGGCGCGGTTTTTAATTCAGTTAGGTTATGGAGCCTACCAGCATCGAATTCAGGCAACGCAAAGCGATCGCACTAGTATTTTAGGTATCGAGCTAGCGGGAGATAAGGAAGGAACGAAACGCATTCTTCAAGATGCAGGGGTTCCCGTTCCGCGTGGCATGACGATTAGCTATTTTGACGAGTTAGAAAATGCGATCGATGCTGTAGGCGGCTTTCCCGTGGCAATTAAGCCCCTCGATGGCAATCATGGCAGAGGTGTGGCGCTGGATATAAATACCTGGAGAGATGCAGAAGCAGCTTACGATGCGGCAAGCGTAGTCTCAAAATCTCGGGCTGTCATTGTCGAGCGTTACTACACGGGACGCGACCACCGCGTATTAGTTATAGATGGGAAAGTTGCTGCTGTTGCCGAACGAGTCCCCGCCCATGTACTGGGGGATGGACGTTCTACGATTAACGAACTAATTGAAATGGTAAATCGCAATCCGCGCCGAGGACAGGGACACGATAACGTGATGACGCGGATCGAATTAGACCGTAGCAGTTTTGAACTTCTGCGCCAGCAAAGGTATAGCCTGGATACGGTGCTGAGAGAAGGAGAAATCTGCTATTTACGGGCAACAGCTAATCTGAGTACGGGTGGAATGGCGATCGATCGCACCGATGAAATTCACTCTGATAACATCTATTTAGCGGTAAGAGTGGCTAAAATCATCGGACTCGATATTGCTGGCATCGATATTGTTACCCCCGATATTTCCCGTCCCTTAGCAGAAGTTGGCGGTGTAGTTGTTGAAGTGAATGCCGCGCCTGGTTTTCGGATGCACACTCACCCCAGCCAAGGTTTATCGCGTCCGGTGGGGGAAGCAGTTCTAAATATGCTGTTTCCTCCTGGTACTCCCAGCCGCATTCCGATTGTGGCAATTACAGGAACTAATGGCAAAACGACGACCACCCGTTTAACTGCCCAGATGTTTCGCCAAACCAAACGCATTGTTGGCTACACGACTACCGATGGGACGTATATAGACGATCGCCTTGTGGAAGCAGGGGATAATACGGGTCCCCACAGTGCGAGGTTGATTCTGCAAGACCCGATGACAGAAGTTGCAATTTTGGAAGCGGCGCGGGGCGGGATTTTGCGTTCTGGTTTGGGCTTTCCGACTTGCGATGTGGGTGTTGTCTTGAATGTCGCCGCCGATCATTTAGGAATTGACGGGATCGATACAGTGGAAGACTTGGCATATGTCAAAAGCGTAGTTGCAGAAACAGTCATGCCTGAAGGTTATGCTGTCCTGAATGCTGACGATCCTTTAGTGGCGGCGATGGCAAAGCGGGTTAAGGCGCAGATCGCTTATTTCTCCATGCAGCCAGATCGCGAAATCGTCCAGTCGCATGTCCAACAAGGGGGACTTGCCGCAGTCTACGAAAACGGTTATTTAACATTTAGAAAACAAGATTGGTCGGAACAGATCGAACAAGCAGTAAACGTACCGCTGACATTAGGCGGAAAAGCTAACTTTGCGATCGCCAATGCTTTAGCTGCCAGTCTAGCCGCCTTCGTGCAAGGTGTAAAAATCGAGGATATTCGCGCTGCCTTGATTGCCTTTAAACCATCGACCAGTCAAACTCCAGGACGAATGAATTTATTCGACTTGGGCAAATATCAAGCTTTAATTGACTACGCTCATAATGGGGCGAGTTATCAAGCAATGGGTGATTTTGTCCGGCATCATACGGGAGAACGGATCGGTGTAGTGGGGGGTCCAGGCGATCGCCGCGATGAAGATTTACTTAACCTGGGTAGACTAGCAGCAGGAATCTTCGATCGCATTATTGTTAAAGAAGATGATGACACCCGCGATCGCCCCCGTGGTGAAGCTGCCGAACTCATTCGTCAAGGCATTGAAGAGGAAAAACCCGATTTTCACTACGAAACCATCCTCGACGAAACTACAGCAATTAACACTGCCTTGGATACTGCAACTGATGGTAGTTTAGTCGTGATTCTACCTGAAAGCGTCAGCCGTGCAATTAAGTTAGTAGAAACTCGCGATCGGCGAACAGTTGTCAATGAGGGGTGGTAA